The genomic DNA TAGTATACGCTTTTACAGCGGAGTGAAGTGAAGAGCAAAAAATCGTAAGCAGATGTGTCTGCCAAAGAATTTGAATGGTTCCACGATCCAGAAAATCGCAACAGCTGTCGGTAATATAGATGAGGGACTTCGCAACACATCTATTACATTGAAGGAATGTTTCATTTTGTGCACTTTTAGGTAACATACTATGCTTGAACTTTGGCATCATGCTAGGCATCACGCCAGCGCATATTAGACTCTACATGGGCGAACAGACCCCCTTGAACCGCGTCGCCGACGAAATTGAAGCAACTTGGATCATCAGTAGTATTTTCGCCAGCGCTGCTTTGGGCTCAGTCGTATGCGGTTTCATTGTGGGGAAAATTGGACCCAAAGCGGTGCTTCTTCTCAGCGGTCTTCTGCAAATCGTAAGCTACAATTTTCCATAGCTGCCTTCTCAAGCATGAACTCAAACTACCCACAACATTCCTCATCTTTTCATATCAGTCCAGTTGGTTTTGTATGCATTTCGCATTTGACATCTTACACATCTATTCGTCCCGTATTATGGCTGGAATGGCTGCTGGCGCCACCCTCACAGCGTTACCTTTATTCATAGCGGAGATATCGGAGGAGAACAGTAGCGGTGCCCTGATTACAACTATCGAACAGTGGCGCACAATGGGCACACTTTTCGGTTTTCTGCTTGGCCAGCATTTGCAATACGATTATGTGGCGGTAGTGGCTGTTTGTATTTCCTGTGCCTTCACCATTATGTTCCCGTTTAGTCAGGAGAGCCCGTACTTCTACATGCGAAAGGGTGATGTGACCAGGCTGGAGAAGTCTTTGCGCTGGTTTCGGGGTGTGCGCAGTATTGACGATCGCGACCGACCTGAGTTCTTACGTGAATTGGAAGATTTCAAGAGCAACATGGAGAATCACTTCATAGCACAAGAGCACGTGTCTCGTGCGTATTTGTGTAAGGCCACGCTCTGTACGCTGGTGTTGTTTGTGGGTGTGCATTTGAGTGGTATCTACGTGATACTAGCCTGGTCGGATCTGATATTTATAGATGACGTTTTCGTTCAGTCTCCCACGGACGTAAGTGCTTCGATTTTCGCTCTCGTACAGTTTGTGGCAGCTACAATGAGCGTGTGGCTCGCACCAATAACGAGGAGAAGAGTAAGGCTTTCGTTAATAATGCTGAGAATCTGAGAGCTAATGGGCTATCTTTTCAGATTCTCTTATTTATTTCGGCATTGATCTGTGGCTTTGCGTCGATTTGTTTGGCAGTTTGCATAGCGTTAGAAGTGAAGGAACAATTGCGATGGGTCGCCTCCGTGTTGTTGCTGCTTCATGTGTTTTTTGCTAGCTTGGGCTTATACCCGTTAATATTCCTGCTCCCTCGTGAAATGCTGGCCACGAAGGTTTGTAAAAACGAAGAGTTTTGATAGAACGAGGGTTCCGAATACACTTTTTCGGCTCCTTTGTTTTAGAATACGGTTTCTTCAATGGAGTATAGTAGTTCTGAATTATCGAAGCGAAGACCTATTTTTCCAAATCGTCCATTCATcgttatttttcttttgcagTTGCGCATTACCTTAACGAGTGTTTCTTGGGGCATCTCATGGCTAATGACTTTTATTTTGATACAGGTTAGTTACAACAGCTATTGTGAACGGTTGATTAGTTACATTGTAATGACATGTATTTCCATTCGAAAAGTATTTCCAGTCTTTTGAATCGACAATCGGACTCAATGGATTTTTCATCATCTTTGGTGTTGGTTGTGTCAGCGTTGCGCTCTTAGCTCTATTCGCGCTGCCGGAGACGCTAGGAAAATCACTCGAAGAAGTACAAAATAAGTGGGGGCTCGAGAGTGAGGCGGGGATTTCGAAAAACAACGTGCCACAACGTGGACAAATCCATTTAGCGCGTTACTAAGGTACTTATACCAATCATGATCCAagaaatgtttgtatgttagaaatacatactatgtaaatctatgtgtgcatatatttttttaagaaaaaataaaaattttttgtaaacattttaaagAAACAATCTTTTTGGCGGACAGGCttaaaattctaataaaaatatgttcgttaaataaatagaaagaaGTTCAAAGTAGTTTTATTCAGGTGATTTTGGGAAGGAGGGTTGATGGTAAAGCaaaccattttattttaaaaacttggcCGAATAGAGCATTGTTTTTTCGTTCACACTCGTTTACTTGTTGCATAGTCGTTTTGGCAAAttcttaacacaaaaaaaaaattctgacaaCTCGCGTGATTGCCGTACAAAAGGTCAAATTCGCATTAAACTTCTATGCtttgcatgcatgtatgtatgtatgcacggaGCAGAtgcatgcatataaatataggtCCTTATACCCTTCTGTTATAGTATGACTTCACTTCGATGTCTATAAGCAGAATATTCCATCAAACATTGCACCGAGATAATCTTAAGGAAAGATGAGGAGCAAAAGTCTGAAGGAAAGCGAAgccaaagttgtatgtgaatcaGCCttatattcgattattattcAACAAACCCCCAAACAACGAAAGCGAAAAATGATAACAAAAACCAAGCTATAGCAACTTAATTTCTCCATTAGG from Bactrocera oleae isolate idBacOlea1 chromosome 3, idBacOlea1, whole genome shotgun sequence includes the following:
- the LOC106614933 gene encoding facilitated trehalose transporter Tret1, yielding MCLPKNLNGSTIQKIATAVGNILCLNFGIMLGITPAHIRLYMGEQTPLNRVADEIEATWIISSIFASAALGSVVCGFIVGKIGPKAVLLLSGLLQISSWFCMHFAFDILHIYSSRIMAGMAAGATLTALPLFIAEISEENSSGALITTIEQWRTMGTLFGFLLGQHLQYDYVAVVAVCISCAFTIMFPFSQESPYFYMRKGDVTRLEKSLRWFRGVRSIDDRDRPEFLRELEDFKSNMENHFIAQEHVSRAYLCKATLCTLVLFVGVHLSGIYVILAWSDLIFIDDVFVQSPTDVSASIFALVQFVAATMSVWLAPITRRRILLFISALICGFASICLAVCIALEVKEQLRWVASVLLLLHVFFASLGLYPLIFLLPREMLATKLRITLTSVSWGISWLMTFILIQYFQSFESTIGLNGFFIIFGVGCVSVALLALFALPETLGKSLEEVQNKWGLESEAGISKNNVPQRGQIHLARY